The bacterium genome window below encodes:
- the dinB gene encoding DNA polymerase IV, with protein MWASTTGLAHGRPLLGGERPGPVGLGPGAEAYGERWERVIIFLDMNAFFVNVEARAKPWLRGRPVLVVGSRKARSVVAACSYETRTFGVKSGMPSEEARRLCRDAVVVPADISKYTHAIREVVARAHNYTPVVEIASIDELALDVTTTFRRWGTPRDCAAAFQREVREELGLPCSLGVAPNKMLAKVAAGLEKPNGLTVLRPSQLETFLEELPTTDLPGIGDKLGEHLRRLGASTCGQLGRLSLSRLKARFGIVGEVLQNMGRGIDRRPLTAHYDYEEAKSVGNTITLNRDTYDAAELRRTFLWLCERVARRLRGEGYCGRCVYAVARYPDFYTVGRSHRLPRYVDEGMDVFRAAWPLLPGDMSERGVRMLGVSASMLLYHCKPGNLFEVRRDRFTATLDELNRRYGRGALERAELLPGLPGGLYETVKAGWHPG; from the coding sequence ATGTGGGCATCCACGACAGGGCTGGCGCACGGCAGGCCGCTGTTGGGCGGCGAGCGACCCGGGCCCGTCGGCCTCGGCCCCGGCGCCGAGGCCTACGGCGAGCGCTGGGAGCGCGTCATCATCTTCCTCGATATGAACGCGTTCTTCGTCAACGTCGAGGCGCGGGCCAAGCCGTGGCTACGCGGCAGGCCGGTGCTGGTGGTCGGCTCCCGGAAGGCGCGCTCCGTCGTCGCCGCCTGCTCCTACGAGACGCGTACGTTCGGCGTCAAATCCGGCATGCCCTCCGAGGAGGCGCGGCGGCTCTGCCGCGACGCCGTCGTCGTCCCCGCCGACATCTCCAAGTACACCCACGCCATCCGCGAGGTCGTCGCCCGGGCGCACAACTACACCCCCGTGGTCGAAATAGCCTCCATCGACGAGCTGGCCCTGGACGTCACGACGACGTTCCGCCGGTGGGGGACGCCGCGCGACTGCGCCGCGGCCTTTCAGCGCGAGGTCCGCGAGGAGCTCGGCCTCCCGTGCTCGCTGGGCGTCGCGCCCAACAAGATGCTCGCGAAGGTGGCCGCCGGCCTCGAGAAGCCCAACGGCCTCACGGTCCTCAGGCCCTCCCAGCTCGAGACCTTCCTGGAGGAGCTGCCGACGACGGATCTGCCCGGCATCGGCGACAAGCTGGGCGAGCACCTGCGGCGGCTGGGCGCGAGCACGTGCGGCCAGCTCGGCCGCCTGTCCTTGTCGCGCCTGAAGGCGCGCTTCGGCATCGTCGGCGAAGTGCTGCAGAACATGGGGCGGGGGATAGACCGCCGGCCGCTGACGGCGCACTACGACTACGAGGAGGCCAAGTCCGTCGGCAACACCATCACGCTCAACCGCGACACCTACGACGCCGCGGAGCTACGGCGGACGTTCCTGTGGCTGTGCGAGCGGGTGGCGCGGCGGCTGCGCGGCGAGGGGTACTGCGGCCGGTGCGTCTACGCCGTCGCGCGCTACCCGGACTTCTACACCGTGGGCCGTTCGCACCGGCTCCCGCGCTACGTCGACGAGGGGATGGACGTCTTTCGCGCGGCTTGGCCGCTCCTGCCCGGCGACATGAGCGAGCGCGGCGTGCGGATGCTGGGGGTCTCGGCCTCGATGCTGCTGTACCACTGCAAGCCGGGCAACCTCTTCGAGGTGAGGCGGGACCGCTTCACGGCGACGCTGGACGAGCTGAACCGGCGGTACGGCCGCGGCGCGCTCGAGCGGGCGGAGCTGCTGCCCGGCCTCCCCGGCGGCCTCTACGAGACGGTCAAGGCCGGCTGGCACCCGGGGTAA
- a CDS encoding DNA methyltransferase, with translation MEHKMKSDTTTNLPFHKKETHATGRGKIILNKERFLDFLREITAQSDLNRLKSKTLALRNFITHPKEDSEGITNIDGDGGTISRRRDILISELDQVLEAKTFERAKYYLDRLEQSVHKIKTTKINDINLARWKEYDTIITDSLWILDKRDNSGAHIASYWGNFIPQIPNQLMLRYTKKGDWVLDTFVGSGTTLIECRRLGRNGVGIELNAEVARQAKELIAKEPAKDSVKTDAVIGDARTIDIGLALREQNINKVQLLIMHPPYHDIIKFSKDDNDLSNAPDTKTFLKMLGEAVDNATPYLERGRYFALVIGDKYSKGEWIPLGFLSMEEVLKRDYLLKSIIVKNFDETRAKRNQKELWQYRALVGGFYIFKHEYIFLFKKHK, from the coding sequence ATGGAGCATAAAATGAAGAGCGATACTACAACAAACCTACCGTTCCACAAAAAAGAAACCCATGCTACCGGCCGCGGTAAAATCATTTTAAACAAAGAGCGGTTCCTCGATTTTTTACGGGAAATAACAGCGCAAAGCGACTTGAACAGGCTCAAGAGCAAAACACTTGCACTTAGAAATTTCATAACCCATCCCAAAGAGGATAGTGAGGGTATCACTAATATCGACGGCGACGGAGGTACCATTTCCCGACGCCGCGATATCTTGATCTCCGAGCTAGATCAGGTTTTAGAAGCAAAAACTTTTGAAAGGGCAAAATATTACCTTGACCGACTCGAGCAAAGCGTCCATAAAATAAAAACCACTAAGATCAACGATATAAACCTCGCCCGCTGGAAAGAATACGACACCATAATAACCGACAGCTTGTGGATCCTAGATAAAAGGGATAATTCTGGCGCCCACATCGCTTCGTACTGGGGTAACTTTATCCCCCAAATCCCAAACCAATTGATGCTCCGCTATACCAAGAAAGGTGATTGGGTACTAGACACCTTTGTCGGAAGCGGAACAACGTTAATCGAGTGCCGGCGGCTCGGCAGGAACGGCGTTGGCATCGAATTAAATGCCGAGGTCGCTCGACAAGCGAAAGAACTTATCGCCAAGGAACCAGCTAAAGATAGCGTAAAAACTGACGCAGTTATCGGCGACGCAAGAACAATAGATATCGGATTAGCACTGCGAGAGCAAAACATAAATAAAGTTCAACTCCTAATCATGCATCCCCCTTACCACGACATAATTAAATTTTCCAAAGACGACAACGACCTCTCCAACGCCCCCGATACTAAAACATTTCTTAAAATGCTTGGCGAAGCAGTGGACAACGCGACCCCATACTTAGAAAGAGGCAGGTATTTTGCCTTGGTCATCGGCGATAAATATTCAAAGGGCGAATGGATACCGTTAGGGTTCTTAAGTATGGAGGAAGTCCTAAAAAGGGATTACCTCTTAAAAAGTATAATCGTCAAGAACTTCGACGAGACCCGCGCCAAGCGCAACCAAAAGGAGCTTTGGCAATACCGGGCGCTGGTGGGTGGTTTTTATATATTCAAACACGAATATATATTTCTATTT